Proteins from one Planctomyces sp. SH-PL62 genomic window:
- a CDS encoding glycosyltransferase produces MDDRPLEAFDTEPTAAQWLASRSQGPFPAGSAYLHAPSFAFQAPGGGENQLVQTGRHLEALDVPVRLFSPWTDRLDHARLLHLFGMSREGLELARAAKARGVPVVLSPICWYEPSALWALEPTLARKLGALGAWTLRRGVPSLPGWRRDLLRLADRVLPNSGEEADQLARLFGVARARMSVVPNGVLPDFGWGSPQLFREQIGDFEFVLFVGRIEPRKNPLGVIRAARRLGFPLVVVGEAPPQHENYEQQCRREGGDRVVWLEGLDHHDPLLVSTYAAARVFALCSWFETPGLAALEAALAGAAVVITPHGSTRSYFGDRATYARPGRADEIGAALARAWREGPRPGLAAYVASNYLWERVAKLTAEVYEQVAV; encoded by the coding sequence ATGGACGATCGCCCCCTCGAAGCCTTCGACACCGAGCCGACCGCCGCCCAATGGCTGGCGTCGCGGTCGCAGGGGCCGTTCCCGGCGGGCTCGGCGTACCTGCACGCGCCGTCGTTCGCGTTCCAGGCGCCCGGCGGCGGCGAGAATCAACTGGTCCAGACGGGTCGGCATCTCGAGGCGCTCGACGTCCCCGTCCGGCTCTTCTCCCCCTGGACCGACCGCCTCGACCACGCGCGGCTGCTCCACCTGTTCGGGATGTCGCGCGAGGGCCTGGAGCTGGCGAGGGCCGCGAAGGCCCGAGGCGTCCCGGTCGTCCTCTCGCCCATCTGCTGGTACGAACCGAGCGCCCTGTGGGCCCTGGAACCGACCCTGGCCCGCAAGCTCGGCGCGCTCGGGGCCTGGACGCTCCGCCGGGGCGTACCGAGCCTGCCGGGGTGGCGTCGCGACCTGCTGAGGCTGGCGGACCGGGTCTTGCCGAACTCGGGCGAGGAGGCCGACCAACTGGCGCGACTTTTCGGCGTCGCTCGGGCTCGGATGAGCGTCGTGCCCAACGGCGTGTTGCCCGACTTCGGTTGGGGATCGCCCCAACTCTTCCGCGAGCAAATCGGCGACTTCGAGTTCGTCCTGTTCGTGGGACGGATCGAGCCCCGCAAGAACCCGCTGGGGGTGATCCGGGCGGCGAGACGGCTGGGGTTCCCGCTGGTCGTCGTCGGCGAGGCGCCCCCGCAGCACGAGAACTACGAGCAGCAGTGCCGCCGCGAAGGGGGCGATCGCGTCGTCTGGCTGGAGGGCCTGGACCATCACGACCCGCTGCTGGTCTCCACCTACGCCGCCGCGCGGGTCTTCGCGCTGTGCAGCTGGTTCGAGACCCCTGGGCTGGCGGCGCTGGAGGCGGCGTTGGCCGGGGCCGCCGTCGTGATCACCCCCCACGGCTCGACCCGGTCCTACTTCGGCGACCGTGCGACCTACGCGCGACCCGGGCGGGCCGACGAGATCGGCGCGGCCCTCGCGCGGGCCTGGCGGGAAGGTCCGCGACCTGGACTTGCGGCCTACGTCGCTTCGAACTACCTTTGGGAGCGTGTCGCCAAGCTAACGGCGGAGGTTTATGAGCAGGTCGCCGTCTGA
- a CDS encoding glycosyltransferase family 9 protein — protein sequence MSRSPSDLKPVRTGRYRYSKLRWRILVRAFDAAGGLVAPLWRRLRPTRVVETPRRILVVQLDHLGDAVLTAPLIAQLRNAYPEAEIDVLASPSNHEVFKADANVARVRIAERTWFERSPTRRGLLGEVWRLGASLREARYDLGIDVRGDVLSILVLAIGGVARRVGFAMGGGSFLLTDVAEWTPGRHEVRSRLALLAPLGIEPDFGGRALVHVRDEDRAEVAARLLDAWPSRSGRRRERPSRSAKATDREPDGRLQAEQFRDQPPMLAVHLGAGTAAKRWPKRHWKALTERFLEDGWRVVIVGGPEDPPLSRLLAPHDRLLDWSGRLSVPQTTALLERTDLFIGADSGPAHLAASAGALSVILFSGTNNPMQWRPWSTRSLVLRKRVPCRPCHQKTCPLPDHPCMTGLDPDRVYQAARRWLARADRREPGRRSAPPRELEIAYEHDYNPAS from the coding sequence ATGAGCAGGTCGCCGTCTGACCTCAAGCCTGTTCGGACCGGGCGCTATCGCTACAGCAAGTTGCGATGGCGGATCCTGGTGCGCGCGTTCGACGCGGCCGGCGGCCTCGTCGCGCCCCTCTGGCGGCGGCTTCGGCCCACCCGGGTGGTCGAGACGCCGCGCCGGATTCTCGTCGTCCAGCTCGACCACCTGGGCGACGCCGTCCTGACCGCGCCGCTCATCGCCCAGCTTCGGAACGCCTACCCCGAGGCCGAGATCGACGTGCTGGCCTCGCCGAGCAACCACGAGGTGTTCAAGGCCGACGCCAACGTCGCGCGGGTGCGGATCGCCGAGCGGACCTGGTTCGAGCGCAGCCCGACCCGCCGGGGCCTGCTCGGCGAGGTCTGGCGTCTGGGGGCGTCGCTCCGGGAGGCCCGATACGACCTGGGGATCGACGTCCGAGGCGACGTGCTCTCGATCCTCGTTCTGGCGATCGGCGGCGTGGCGCGTCGCGTCGGCTTCGCCATGGGTGGGGGCTCGTTCCTGCTGACCGACGTCGCCGAGTGGACGCCCGGCCGGCACGAGGTCCGCTCGCGGCTGGCGCTGCTCGCCCCGCTGGGGATCGAGCCCGACTTCGGCGGCCGCGCTCTTGTGCACGTCCGCGACGAGGACCGGGCCGAGGTCGCCGCGCGGCTGCTCGACGCCTGGCCCAGTCGCTCGGGCCGCCGCCGCGAACGCCCGAGCCGATCGGCCAAGGCCACGGATCGCGAGCCCGACGGCCGGCTCCAGGCCGAGCAGTTCCGCGACCAGCCGCCGATGCTCGCCGTCCATCTGGGCGCCGGGACGGCCGCCAAGCGATGGCCCAAACGGCACTGGAAGGCCCTGACCGAGCGCTTCCTGGAAGACGGCTGGCGGGTCGTCATCGTGGGGGGACCGGAAGATCCCCCGCTGTCGCGGCTCCTCGCGCCCCACGACCGCCTCCTCGACTGGTCGGGCCGGCTGAGCGTCCCCCAGACCACGGCGCTGCTGGAGCGCACCGACCTCTTCATCGGGGCCGACTCCGGCCCGGCGCACCTGGCGGCCTCGGCCGGGGCGCTCTCGGTGATCCTCTTCAGCGGCACCAACAACCCGATGCAGTGGCGGCCCTGGTCGACGCGATCGCTGGTCCTCCGCAAGCGCGTCCCCTGCCGCCCCTGCCACCAGAAGACCTGCCCTCTCCCCGACCATCCCTGCATGACCGGTCTCGACCCCGACCGCGTCTATCAGGCCGCCCGGCGCTGGCTCGCCCGCGCGGACCGCCGCGAGCCGGGCCGCCGCTCCGCCCCGCCGCGAGAACTCGAGATCGCTTATGAACACGACTACAATCCCGCATCCTGA
- a CDS encoding CZB domain-containing protein → MIDPASLDHAIAAHAKWKFRLREAINTGQSEWTVEKVRPDDQCEFGKWLNSLPLPDRMRKEWREVKVLHAGFHAAAADVLASALAGRQSEAAAAIAPGGAFADVSTKLVRLITEWKKTAAGPQAR, encoded by the coding sequence ATGATCGATCCAGCGAGCCTTGACCATGCGATCGCCGCCCACGCCAAGTGGAAGTTCCGGCTCCGCGAGGCCATCAACACCGGCCAGAGCGAGTGGACGGTCGAGAAGGTGCGTCCCGACGACCAGTGCGAATTCGGGAAGTGGCTGAACTCGCTGCCGCTGCCCGATCGGATGAGGAAGGAGTGGCGGGAAGTGAAGGTCCTTCACGCAGGATTTCACGCCGCCGCGGCTGATGTGCTGGCCTCCGCCCTCGCCGGGCGGCAGTCGGAGGCGGCCGCCGCGATCGCCCCCGGCGGCGCCTTCGCCGACGTCTCGACGAAGCTGGTCAGGCTCATCACGGAGTGGAAGAAGACCGCGGCCGGCCCTCAGGCCCGATGA
- a CDS encoding YybH family protein yields MPPRTPSHAACHLSVLILACLLPGLPGGDGTARAQTQATAPPTEAVDRPEDRKEIRSTMQSFVKAFESRDAKAFAAHWTTEGEYESEAVGTLRGREALEKGFSELFKKTPEVKAEIRPGTLRFLASGMAIGEGVATVRRGPVEPTTVTRYKVLLVREDGRWLIAQMSESADVADSIADLAWLVGEWKSTSGQGAEIRTTYAWSPNKKFLHAQFSIQEKAMPLSGFQVIGVDPESGSLHNWTFEADGGVGEADWIRDGDNWLIQGSGTLVDGGSLTETNILRRVDDDTFTWQSIDRMLDEVELPDLAPVKITRTKPAK; encoded by the coding sequence ATGCCCCCTCGAACCCCGTCTCATGCCGCATGCCATCTGTCCGTCCTGATCCTCGCCTGCCTCTTGCCGGGCCTTCCCGGTGGCGACGGCACGGCCCGGGCGCAAACCCAGGCTACCGCTCCGCCGACGGAAGCCGTCGACCGTCCTGAAGATCGGAAGGAGATCCGGTCGACCATGCAGTCGTTCGTCAAGGCCTTCGAATCGAGAGATGCCAAGGCCTTTGCCGCGCACTGGACCACCGAAGGCGAATATGAGAGCGAGGCCGTGGGGACGCTCCGCGGTCGCGAGGCGTTGGAGAAAGGCTTCTCGGAACTCTTCAAGAAGACTCCCGAGGTGAAGGCGGAGATCCGGCCCGGAACTCTCCGGTTCCTCGCGAGCGGCATGGCGATCGGCGAGGGTGTGGCGACCGTTCGACGAGGGCCCGTGGAGCCGACGACCGTGACCCGCTACAAGGTCCTCCTCGTTCGCGAGGACGGCCGCTGGCTGATCGCGCAGATGAGCGAATCGGCCGACGTCGCGGATTCGATCGCCGACCTGGCCTGGCTGGTCGGCGAGTGGAAGTCGACGAGCGGCCAGGGAGCCGAGATCCGGACCACCTACGCCTGGTCCCCAAACAAGAAGTTCCTCCACGCCCAGTTCAGCATCCAGGAGAAGGCGATGCCCCTCTCCGGATTCCAGGTCATCGGAGTCGACCCCGAAAGCGGATCGCTCCACAACTGGACGTTCGAAGCCGACGGCGGCGTCGGCGAGGCCGACTGGATCCGCGACGGCGACAACTGGCTCATTCAGGGGTCCGGAACCCTGGTCGACGGCGGTTCGCTCACCGAGACCAACATTCTTCGTCGGGTGGACGACGACACCTTCACCTGGCAGTCGATCGACCGGATGCTCGACGAAGTGGAACTTCCCGACCTGGCGCCCGTCAAGATCACGCGGACCAAACCCGCCAAGTGA